The following are encoded in a window of Magnetospirillum sp. 15-1 genomic DNA:
- a CDS encoding RNA methyltransferase, which produces MTDTAAPGPAIILVRPQLSENIGTAARAMLNCGLTDMRIVAPREGWLNEKAIASASGADRVLLSAKIFEQTKDAVADLNRVWATTGRDRYMTKPVDTPREAAAHMRIAHGEGQRFGVLFGPERTGLENDDVAVADTVLTVPLNPEYCSLNLAQAVLLISYEWHQCGVAGSLPPMTKGSEGPASKEKLIFFFEHLERELDACGFLRVSDKRPVMVRNIRNMFQRANLTGQEIQTLHGIVHELVTYRHKRGKIESP; this is translated from the coding sequence ATGACCGACACCGCCGCCCCCGGCCCCGCCATCATCCTGGTACGGCCGCAACTGTCCGAGAACATCGGCACCGCCGCGCGGGCCATGCTCAATTGCGGCCTGACCGACATGCGCATCGTGGCGCCGCGCGAGGGCTGGCTCAACGAAAAGGCCATCGCGAGCGCCTCGGGCGCCGACCGCGTCCTGCTGTCGGCCAAGATCTTCGAGCAGACCAAGGACGCCGTCGCCGACCTCAACCGGGTGTGGGCCACCACGGGGCGCGACCGCTACATGACCAAGCCGGTGGACACCCCGCGCGAGGCCGCCGCCCACATGCGCATCGCCCATGGCGAGGGCCAGAGGTTCGGCGTGCTGTTCGGTCCCGAGCGCACCGGCCTCGAGAATGACGACGTGGCGGTGGCCGATACCGTGCTGACCGTGCCGCTCAATCCCGAGTACTGCTCGCTCAATCTGGCCCAGGCGGTGCTGCTGATCTCATACGAATGGCATCAGTGTGGCGTCGCCGGCTCGCTGCCCCCCATGACCAAGGGATCGGAAGGCCCGGCCTCCAAGGAGAAGCTGATCTTCTTCTTCGAGCACCTGGAGCGCGAACTGGATGCCTGCGGCTTCCTGCGGGTATCCGACAAGCGCCCGGTGATGGTTCGCAACATCCGCAACATGTTCCAGCGCGCCAACCTGACCGGGCAGGAGATTCAGACCCTGCACGGCATCGTCCATGAACTTGTGACCTACCGGCACAAGAGGGGAAAAATAGAATCTCCCTAA